The DNA segment TGATTTCCACTTGAGAAATAAGATCATGGATATTCTCCCAAAAgcacattttacatttaaacacacacacgATGCCTTTTAAAGGATAAAATGGAGTTTGTTTAGTTTTGGGGGCAATTAGGTCCTGCAGTGCATGTACTGTGGAGTACTCACTTCTTGCGACGGCGCCCATACAGCTCCCGCCGCAGCTCTCTGGAAATCGGCTTGAGATGCATGAAGTTGCAGAAGCCTCCTCGTGTGCACTCTCTGAGGGTCAAAGCCAGAAGCGCATCATACACTGAGCAGGCTGGAGTGCACTTAGCCCACGTGTGGCTCGCCTACCTGTGGTCTGCCCTGTACTCACCCCATCTCGTACTGGCGGCAGCAGGCTTCCCTGAAGTCGGTCACCGGAGAGAGCTCAGCATGGATTGGCTGTCCGTTAAACCAGCGGTTATTCAGGTCAATGACAGCCTTCTCCGCATCTTCTTCACGGCGAAACTGGAAAGATAAAATGCTTGCCACTCACCTCTTGGGAACACATTTTCATTCATCGATTCCACTACATGTTACACACTGAAGCGAAACTTCTAACATGGATGGATGGTGGTGCGGGACAACTGAGAAGTAAGCCAACTCTTGTTACTTTACAATTAATTTCATTATAGCCCAAGACCATTCCAAATGTTGTGCTCATTTTCAAATTCAACTGGCTAAGAGCAAATGTGACTGAGTAGGCAATgtgttttaataaacaaaaaggaagaacGTAACCTTGCCCCTAGTCAAAATAGCTCTAACCCACAACTACATCCCTTGCCACAGTGAGGACAACCATGGTGCACTGTCCTTCCTCCCTGACAGATGCAGGCTGGCGGCCACTGGTATCAGAGCCATGGTTAGGAGTGCTGAGTTACCACATTAAAATTCCCAAGTCCCCACATTCATAATTTTAAGGTCAGCAGCTCAAAGGGCAATAATCCTCGGTCACCGGGCTTAGCCAGCCAACCAGTGTCCTACCTTGACATACACATTCCCCACTAGGTGATCGCCCAGGTTGTCACAGACGTTCATCTCCTCGACCTCCCCGTACTTCTCCTCCATCTCTGTAAAAACCTCCTGAAGGGAGAACACAGTGGTTTAAGGACTGTGACACAGTCAAGCCCAGTATCACTATCTGTCCTCATGTATGTTTAGGGGGCTCCAAGCAGGCCCGGTGAAGAGGTGTGCAGGCAGTCTGTGGTCTCACCTCAAAGAACTCGTCGTAATGCTCCTGCATCTCCACATCGCTCACGGCACCTGCAAACAAgagaggtctcgctggtcagaaggcagccgcccagagctgTCTTTAAAACTCAACTGCTACAGTGACACACACGATTGTCTAGAGGAACAGCAGGCCAGCGCTGCACGCTACAGGAGCACCGCTTGCCAGTGACTTAGAGCGTGCTGAGATTGTGAATGCCCGACAGTCTCAATTTTGGCTACTAAAATCACAACCAGTTTTAATCAGCATCAAAAGGGCCGCATTTTCAGAAAGTGTGAGGGAAAGGTTGATTCTCAAattaagtctttaaaataaaaaaaaaaaatttcttccttgtAAGATTTAGAATAGAGGCCAAGTAAGCACACtacttttcctttattaaaatgaAAGCGAAATCAGGGCAAATGATTAAGAGCTTATGTGCCTAACTAGTTTCTTCTACACATTGCCAGTCACAGAAGGCTAGAAAGTTCTTTCTGATGCGATTAAAACCCAAGCGATCAGAGACTCAGCAGGATCAATTACCAGATACGGCTTCAGTATTTTGGATGCCCCAAGTAAGGGTAAAGTCATGATGCTTTTACTGAAGAAAGCATTTTCCTTTTAGACCCCCAAACTATTTTTATCAAGTTCACCCTTCACAATTCACATG comes from the Sciurus carolinensis chromosome 9, mSciCar1.2, whole genome shotgun sequence genome and includes:
- the U2af1 gene encoding splicing factor U2AF 35 kDa subunit isoform X3, which gives rise to MQEHYDEFFEEVFTEMEEKYGEVEEMNVCDNLGDHLVGNVYVKFRREEDAEKAVIDLNNRWFNGQPIHAELSPVTDFREACCRQYEMGECTRGGFCNFMHLKPISRELRRELYGRRRKKHRSRSRSRERRSRSRDRGRGGGGGGGGGGRERDRRRSRDRERSGRF
- the U2af1 gene encoding splicing factor U2AF 35 kDa subunit isoform X1 encodes the protein MAEYLASIFGTEKDKVNCSFYFKIGACRHGDRCSRLHNKPTFSQTIALLNIYRNPQNSSQSADGLRCAVSDVEMQEHYDEFFEEVFTEMEEKYGEVEEMNVCDNLGDHLVGNVYVKFRREEDAEKAVIDLNNRWFNGQPIHAELSPVTDFREACCRQYEMGECTRGGFCNFMHLKPISRELRRELYGRRRKKHRSRSRSRERRSRSRDRGRGGGGGGGGGGRERDRRRSRDRERSGRF
- the U2af1 gene encoding splicing factor U2AF 35 kDa subunit isoform X2 produces the protein MAEYLASIFGTEKDKVNCSFYFKIGACRHGDRCSRLHNKPTFSQTILIQNIYRNPQNSAQTADGSHCAVSDVEMQEHYDEFFEEVFTEMEEKYGEVEEMNVCDNLGDHLVGNVYVKFRREEDAEKAVIDLNNRWFNGQPIHAELSPVTDFREACCRQYEMGECTRGGFCNFMHLKPISRELRRELYGRRRKKHRSRSRSRERRSRSRDRGRGGGGGGGGGGRERDRRRSRDRERSGRF